In Nymphaea colorata isolate Beijing-Zhang1983 chromosome 5, ASM883128v2, whole genome shotgun sequence, one genomic interval encodes:
- the LOC116255043 gene encoding zinc finger BED domain-containing protein RICESLEEPER 1-like: MVQYEKIESSLHGLYVEYKNVYGTDNEENENANNAIVDFEEERASTFSRDAFFTYYMSSASSQVPRTDLEAYLTDPIERSRPNEDFNILSWWKANENKYRVLSKMARDILAIPISTVASESAFSTAGRIINDYRCSTTPETVEALVCTQSWIRDEDISCETFEEKEESSGDELA, encoded by the exons atggtacaatatgaaaaaatagagagTAGTCTTCATGGATTGTATGTTGAGTACAAAAACGTGTATGGTACagacaatgaagaaaatgaaaatgcaaacaacgccattgttgattttgaagaagagagggcttcaactttttcaagagatgccttcttcacatattacatgagTTCTGCATCTTCTCAAGTACCTCGCACAGATCTGGAAGCATATTTAACTGATCCAATAGAACGATCTCGGCCTAATGAAGACTTCaatatattatcttggtggaaggcaaatgaaaataaatatagaGTTTTATCCAAAATGGCTCGAGATATCTTGGCAATCCCTATATCCACGGTTGCATCTGAGTCTGCATTCAGTACAGCTGgaagaatcattaatgattatcgatgttcaaccACTCCCGAAACTGTTGAAGCACTAGTTTGCACAcagagttggattcgtgatgaaGATATCTCATGTGAAAC ttttgaagaaaaggaagaatctTCTGGTGACGAATTAGCATGA